In a single window of the Salvelinus alpinus chromosome 15, SLU_Salpinus.1, whole genome shotgun sequence genome:
- the lrriq3 gene encoding leucine-rich repeat and IQ domain-containing protein 3, whose amino-acid sequence MDSLDAQRKYLVTCSESLILSHGQGPGLDLVEKETDPQQVVMVNLSCLLLKNLDNVGSCRSLRVCILADNFISTIDALIACVHIVKLDLKGNQITQLPGVVFWDSLRRLQLLHLHDNNMGTRKNIEGLSGCPNLTALTLYDTPLSLKGNYRHCIINSIWSLKALDNFVVSDEEIIENWILPLHFKTLCHNFYLNLYPAAKMGPYQSEMRAIHKIISEVNRIQSVYSPTLIIQRWIRGHLTRKSLGLVPAVPSRERFSIRVHLSPIASVETDSQQTQGETWVKECTAKQHLQVWTPNNFITPCNVAQCQPALNFTAAEEFYEEKLGKMCFRLIGFKALVHQVEPVSNMLISRQQGGRDIRSAIRLFHTQRPEPPKLPHPRPPLINAEKRLMGRCLGSISLAPFQVIQRAYRMREQAEALQRRAQQVAHSQARREGAQGQRHGLLEARREVVLQVREKEQKEVEGALALLRASRDREVQEVRQRHAVFLEEKRRRASERAMVVAFSRQHAFLSKTVNRHAVRQRQSHTQQERSVMVASSRQQSRIQRERIMGCIEDRQQSLKEEAITSRVNRDTYLATKHTNQLLRAQERVASVKASHAKMEVLHPVPVNQTA is encoded by the exons ATGGATTCACTTGATGCCCAAAGGAAATACCTGGTGACCTGCTCGGAGTCCCTTATATTAAGCCATGGACAGGGACCAGGTTTGGACCTGGTGGAGAAAGAGACTGACCCTCAACAGGTTGTTATGGTCAATCTGAGCTGCTTACTGCTGAAAAACTTGGATAATGTGGGAAGCTGCAGGTCTCTAAGAGTATGCATCTTGGCGGACAATTTTATATCCACGATAGATGCTCTCATCGCATGTGTGCATATAGTGAAGTTGGATCTTAAAGGAAATCAG ATAACCCAACTCCCCGGCGTAGTGTTCTGGGACAGCCTGAGACGACTCCAGCTGCTCCATctccatgacaacaacatggggaCTAGAAAGAACATTGAGGGGTTGTCAGGCTGTCCTAACCTCACAGCATTGACCCTCTACGACACACCGCTCAGCCTAAAGGGAAACTACAGACACTGCATCATCAACAGCATCTGGTCACTGAAGGCTCTGGATAACTTTGTGGTCTCTGACGAGGAGATCATTGAAAACTGGATCCTCCCTCTGCATTTCAAAACCCTCTGTCATAATTTTTACTTGAACCTCTATCCAGCAGCTAAGatg GGGCCTTATCAGAGTGAAATGAGAGCAATCCATAAGATTATATCAGAGGTCAATAGGATCCAGTCCGTTTATTCTCCAACGTTGATCATCCAACGGTGGATCAGGGGACATCTGACCAGAAAAAGTCTTGG ACTTGTCCCTGCTGTGCCGAGCCGGGAGAGGTTCAGCATCAGAGTCCATCTGTCCCCCATTGCCTCTGTGGAGACAGACAGTCAACAGACCCAGGGGGAGACATGGGTCAAAGAGTGCACAGCTAAACAGCACCTGCAGGTTTGGACCCCCAATAATTTCATTACACCCTGCAATGTAGCTCAGTGTCAACCGGCTCTGA ACTTCACTGCTGCAGAGGAGTTCTATGAAGAGAAGCTTGGGAAAATGTGTTTCCGCCTCATCGGCTTCAAGGCTCTGGTCCACCAGGTCGAGCCTGTCAGCAACATGCTCATCTCCCGGCAGCAGGGGGGACGGGACATCCGCAGCGCCATCCGCCTGTTCCACACACAGCGTCCCGAGCCACCCAAGCTGCCCCACCCTCGACCACCCCTAATCAACGCCGAGAAGCGTCTGATGGGTCGCTGCCTTGGCTCCATCAGCCTAGCCCCCTTCCAGGTGATCCAGCGGGCCTACCGGATGAGGGAGCAGGCCGAGGCCCTGCAGAGGAGGGCCCAGCAGGTGGCCCATTCACAGGCTCGGAGGGAGGGCGCCCAGGGCCAGCGCCACGGCCTCCTGGAGGCCCGCAGGGAGGTAGTGctccaggtgagagagaaggagcagaaggaggtggagggggcCCTGGCCCTGCTGAGAGCTAGCCGGGACAGGGAGGTGCaggaggtcaggcagagacacGCTGTGTtcctggaggagaagaggaggcgtGCATCGGAACGGGCCATGGTTGTCGCCTTCAGCAGGCAGCATGCCTTCCTGTCCAAGACGGTCAACAGGCATGCTGTGCGGCAGAGGCAGAGTCACACCCAGCAGGAGAGGAGTGTCATGGTTGCCAGCAGCAGGCAGCAGTCCAGGATTCAGAGGGAACGCATAATGGGATGCATAGAGGACAG